A single genomic interval of Oncorhynchus mykiss isolate Arlee chromosome 13, USDA_OmykA_1.1, whole genome shotgun sequence harbors:
- the LOC110539063 gene encoding pentraxin-4, whose translation MTSLRAGRRALALVLLVVLQLQACRGQGTAELRKPIYQRLRRLDDQFRRFQEQTLSRLDLLNHMSNVSTSLVEVRVQTLSDQHRNLTQELTQLRDTNTQELDVLKDRSSKLQKKNKRMEGRLASLERGLRHRQGQGSRQTQRLSQEQGESLSSLTLELHSQEGRLDSLEAQREELLVGLRGLQESLREQDLRMSRLEGRLGELLQGNVVSSRGSERAGNTLTSNLTPQDTAPPRRTQASRGQSPRQDTQTYYQPQLQANIQPQPYSQPHPQPHSQPKHTKERRMRTRLQPPPPHPTQPPSQSQEERKRLGERGQESPRPGRPQQGPKPQSVEETREEGEMERRRGDEVWRRSEVTRTEMRRGEEEWTERRRGEEERTERRRGEEEQTERRKEEEERTERRKEEEEMKGEESQIQNLLQLPVRHKIPLQHIPRREATICNVDSMLLFPSASSENHVTFSRSFPALPELSVCLWLRVDVGYVGTLLSYATEDNDNKLVLYGRNSSSSSSSTPNRATLDFVVGDPAYRELPVDSVLDGCWHHLCVLWSSIQGRFWHYTDRRLTSAGSRFRKGYEVPGGGIVVLGAEQDSQGGGFDPTEGFVGRLAGFTVWDRVLSPGEVTGVAMGRGVPRGVVLELGDVDGVHGEVQQVACECLEHCS comes from the exons ATGACCAGCCTCAGAGCCGGACGGAGGGCCCTGGCCCTGGTTCTCCTGGTTGTCCTCCAGCTTCAGGCCTGTAGGGGACAGGGGACTGCTGAGCTCAGGAAGCCCATCTACCAGAGACTCAGACGACTTGACGATCAG TTCCGTCGATTCCAGGAACAGACCCTGAGCCGGTTAGACCTTCTGAACCATATGTCTAATGTGTCGACCTCCCTAGTAGAGGTCAGAGTTCAGACCCTGTCTGACCAACACAGAAACCTCACCCAGGAACTAACACAACTcagagacaccaacacacag GAGTTGGACGTCCTGAAAGACCGGAGCAGTAAACTACAGAAGAAGAACAAGAGGATGGAGGGAAGACTGGCCTCGCTGGAGAGAGGactgagacacagacagggacag ggCAGCAGGCAGACCCAGAGACTGAGTCAGGAGCAGGGAGAGTCTCTCTCCAGCCTCACCCTGGAGCTCCACAGCCAGGAGGGGCGTCTCGACTCCCTGGAGGCCCAGCGAGAGGAGCTTCTGGTCGGGCTGAGAGGTCTCCAGGAGTCCCTGAGGGAGCAGGATCTCCGGATGAGCCGGCTCGAAGGGAGGCTGGGGGAGCTTTTACAGGGGAATGTAGTCTCTTCCAGGGGATCAGAAAGGGCAGGAAACACCCTCACCTCCAACCTCACCCCCCAGGACACAGCACCCCCACGGAGGACCCAGGCCTCCAGAGGACAGAGCCCAAGACAGGACACCCAGACATATTACCAGCCCCAGCTTCAGGCTAACATTCAGCCTCAGCCCTACTCTCAGCCCCATCCCCAACCCCATTCCCAGCCAAAACACACAAAAGAAAGGAGGATGAGGACAAGACTACAGCCTCCACCTCCCCACCCCACACAGCCTCCTTCTCAGTcccaggaggagaggaagaggctgggggagagaggacaggagagcccCCGGCCTGGTCGTCCTCAACAGGGGCCAAAACCACAGTCTGTGGAGGAaacgagagaggagggagagatggagaggaggaggggggatgaggtgtggaggaggagtgAAGTGACGCGGacagagatgaggaggggagaggaagagtggacagagaggaggaggggagaggaagagcggacagagaggaggaggggagaggaagagcagacagagaggaggaaggaagaggaagagcggacagagaggaggaaggaagaggaggaaatgaaAGGAGAGGAATCACAAATCCAGAACCTTCTCCAGCTTCCAGTGAGACACAAGATCCCTCTGCAGCACATCCCCAGGAGAGAAGCTACCA TCTGTAACGTGGACTCCATGCTCCTGTTCCCGTCAGCTTCCTCTGAGAACCACGTCACCTTCTCCCGGAGCTTCCCTGCTCTTCCAGAACTCTCCGTGTGCCTGTGGCTCCGCGTCGACGTCGGGTACGTAGGAACGCTCCTCTCTTACGCCACGGAAGACAACGACAACAAACTAGTCCTATACGGAcgcaactcctcctcctcctcttcctccacccccaACCGAGCAACCCTGGACTTCGTGGTGGGAGACCCTGCGTACCGTGAGCTCCCTGTGGACTCTGTGCTGGACGGGTGCTGGCACCACCTCTGTGTCCTCTGGTCCTCGATCCAGGGACGATTCTGGCACTACACCGACCGGCGCCTGACCTCCGCAGGGTCACGGTTCAGGAAGGGTTACGAGGTGCCAGGAGGGGGGATAGTGGTGCTGGGAGCAGAGCAGGACAGCCAGGGGGGAGGGTTTGATCCCACCGAGGGGTTTGTGGGGCGCCTGGCGGGGTTCACCGTGTGGGACAGGGTGTTGAGTCCTGGGGAGGTGACAGGAGTGGCTATGGGGAGGGGGGTACCCCGGGGGGTGGTGCTCGAGTTGGGGGACGTTGACGGAGTTCATGGGGAGGTGCAGCAGGTAGCCTGCGAGTGCCTGGAACACTGTAGCTGA